One Zootoca vivipara chromosome 9, rZooViv1.1, whole genome shotgun sequence DNA window includes the following coding sequences:
- the ST3GAL5 gene encoding lactosylceramide alpha-2,3-sialyltransferase isoform X2: protein MKMIRPSGFLKGTFKHVILVVIGLCFVYMVKLSLHSKECDMARIHYVNPEHAKRAQKYAERVVQAECRPSFVKKGMGRLFMEKYSVNAFPFVRRDINSQEAIFKYEPPFGFHKFSEKLQDLLELLPEYDLPESLQSKACKRCVVIGSGGVLNGLELGYALNQFDIVIRLNNAPVQGYTDDVGNKTTIRMTYPEGAPLSEHEYYPNGLFVAVLFKSVDFDWIQAMVKNETLPLWVRLFFWKEVAEKIPVPPKHIRILNPLIVKETALDILEYPEPRAKLWGWDKNVPTIGVMAVVLASHLCDEVSIAGFGYNLSQPNTPLHYFDNLCMAAMNGQTMHNVTTEAKFLQKLIKERIVRDLSGGIHCDFCRKAS from the exons ATGAAGATGATAAGGCcaagtgggtttttaaaaggtACTTTCAA GCATGTCATCCTAGTTGTGATTGGCCTTTGCTTTGTCTACATGGTCAAATTAAGCTTGCATTCCAAAGAATGTGACATGGCAAGAATTCATTATGTCAACCCTGAGCACGCAAAG aGAGCACAAAAGTATGCGGAGCGAGTTGTTCAAGCTGAGTGCCGACCATCTTTTGTGAAGAAAGGGATGGGCAGATTATTTATGGAAAAGTACAGTGTGAATGCGTTTCCATTTGTAAGAAGAGACATAAATTCGCaagaagccatcttcaaatacgaACCACCCTTTGGATTTCACAAGTTTTCTGAAAAACTTCAAGACCTGTTGGAACTTTTACCCGAATATGACCTGCCGGAAAGCTTGCAATCGAAGGCTTGTAAGCGCTGTGTTGTCATTGGGAGTGGAGGGGTTCTTAATGGACTGGAGTTGGGCTACGCCCTGAACCAATTTGATATTGTTATAAG GTTAAATAATGCACCAGTTCAGGGATACACAGATGATGTTGGTAATAAAACTACCATAAGGATGACATATCCAGAAGGTGCCCCCTTATCTGAACATGAGTATTATCCAAATGgcttatttgttgctgttttgtttaaaaGTGTTGATTTTGACTGGATTCAAGCAATGGTGAAAAATGAAACACTT ccactctgggtgcggctgtttttttggaaggagGTAGCCGAGAAAATACCAGTGCCACCTAAACACATTCGCATCTTAAACCCGTTAATAGTCAAAGAGACGGCTTTGGATATTCTGGAGTACCCTGAACCTCGAGCAAAGTTATGGGGGTGGGATAAG AATGTGCCTACAATCGGTGTGATGGCAGTGGTCCTGGCCTCACATTTATGTGACGAAGTGAGTATAGCTGGATTTGGATACAATCTGAGTCAACCCAACACCCCACTGCATTATTTTGACAATCTTTGCATGGCTGCGATGAATGGCCAGACAATGCACAATGTGACTACAGAAGCAAAATTTCTTCAGAAGCTGATAAAAGAGAGAATTGTAAGAGACCTCAGTGGAGGAATACATTGCGACTTCTGCAGAAAGGCAAGTTAG
- the ST3GAL5 gene encoding lactosylceramide alpha-2,3-sialyltransferase isoform X1, whose product MQSEDHTINLKRECLSSAPCSKVPAHEDDKAKWVFKRHVILVVIGLCFVYMVKLSLHSKECDMARIHYVNPEHAKRAQKYAERVVQAECRPSFVKKGMGRLFMEKYSVNAFPFVRRDINSQEAIFKYEPPFGFHKFSEKLQDLLELLPEYDLPESLQSKACKRCVVIGSGGVLNGLELGYALNQFDIVIRLNNAPVQGYTDDVGNKTTIRMTYPEGAPLSEHEYYPNGLFVAVLFKSVDFDWIQAMVKNETLPLWVRLFFWKEVAEKIPVPPKHIRILNPLIVKETALDILEYPEPRAKLWGWDKNVPTIGVMAVVLASHLCDEVSIAGFGYNLSQPNTPLHYFDNLCMAAMNGQTMHNVTTEAKFLQKLIKERIVRDLSGGIHCDFCRKAS is encoded by the exons ATGCAGAGTGAAGATCACACTATTAACCTGAAAAGGGAATGCTTGTCTTCTGCGCCATGCTCTAAGGTACCTGCACATGAAGATGATAAGGCcaagtgggtttttaaaag GCATGTCATCCTAGTTGTGATTGGCCTTTGCTTTGTCTACATGGTCAAATTAAGCTTGCATTCCAAAGAATGTGACATGGCAAGAATTCATTATGTCAACCCTGAGCACGCAAAG aGAGCACAAAAGTATGCGGAGCGAGTTGTTCAAGCTGAGTGCCGACCATCTTTTGTGAAGAAAGGGATGGGCAGATTATTTATGGAAAAGTACAGTGTGAATGCGTTTCCATTTGTAAGAAGAGACATAAATTCGCaagaagccatcttcaaatacgaACCACCCTTTGGATTTCACAAGTTTTCTGAAAAACTTCAAGACCTGTTGGAACTTTTACCCGAATATGACCTGCCGGAAAGCTTGCAATCGAAGGCTTGTAAGCGCTGTGTTGTCATTGGGAGTGGAGGGGTTCTTAATGGACTGGAGTTGGGCTACGCCCTGAACCAATTTGATATTGTTATAAG GTTAAATAATGCACCAGTTCAGGGATACACAGATGATGTTGGTAATAAAACTACCATAAGGATGACATATCCAGAAGGTGCCCCCTTATCTGAACATGAGTATTATCCAAATGgcttatttgttgctgttttgtttaaaaGTGTTGATTTTGACTGGATTCAAGCAATGGTGAAAAATGAAACACTT ccactctgggtgcggctgtttttttggaaggagGTAGCCGAGAAAATACCAGTGCCACCTAAACACATTCGCATCTTAAACCCGTTAATAGTCAAAGAGACGGCTTTGGATATTCTGGAGTACCCTGAACCTCGAGCAAAGTTATGGGGGTGGGATAAG AATGTGCCTACAATCGGTGTGATGGCAGTGGTCCTGGCCTCACATTTATGTGACGAAGTGAGTATAGCTGGATTTGGATACAATCTGAGTCAACCCAACACCCCACTGCATTATTTTGACAATCTTTGCATGGCTGCGATGAATGGCCAGACAATGCACAATGTGACTACAGAAGCAAAATTTCTTCAGAAGCTGATAAAAGAGAGAATTGTAAGAGACCTCAGTGGAGGAATACATTGCGACTTCTGCAGAAAGGCAAGTTAG
- the ST3GAL5 gene encoding lactosylceramide alpha-2,3-sialyltransferase isoform X3: protein MRSRRSYPLGYGPHPAMQSEDHTINLKRECLSSAPCSKVPAHEDDKAKWVFKRHVILVVIGLCFVYMVKLSLHSKECDMARIHYVNPEHAKRAQKYAERVVQAECRPSFVKKGMGRLFMEKYSVNAFPFVRRDINSQEAIFKYEPPFGFHKFSEKLQDLLELLPEYDLPESLQSKACKRCVVIGSGGVLNGLELGYALNQFDIVIRLNNAPVQGYTDDVGNKTTIRMTYPEGAPLSEHEYYPNGLFVAVLFKSVDFDWIQAMVKNETLPLWVRLFFWKEVAEKIPVPPKHIRILNPLIVKETALDILEYPEPRAKLWGWDKNVPTIGVMAVVLASHLCDEVSIAGFGYNLSQPNTPLHYFDNLCMAAMNGQTMHNVTTEAKFLQKLIKERIVRDLSGGIHCDFCRKAS, encoded by the exons CAATGCAGAGTGAAGATCACACTATTAACCTGAAAAGGGAATGCTTGTCTTCTGCGCCATGCTCTAAGGTACCTGCACATGAAGATGATAAGGCcaagtgggtttttaaaag GCATGTCATCCTAGTTGTGATTGGCCTTTGCTTTGTCTACATGGTCAAATTAAGCTTGCATTCCAAAGAATGTGACATGGCAAGAATTCATTATGTCAACCCTGAGCACGCAAAG aGAGCACAAAAGTATGCGGAGCGAGTTGTTCAAGCTGAGTGCCGACCATCTTTTGTGAAGAAAGGGATGGGCAGATTATTTATGGAAAAGTACAGTGTGAATGCGTTTCCATTTGTAAGAAGAGACATAAATTCGCaagaagccatcttcaaatacgaACCACCCTTTGGATTTCACAAGTTTTCTGAAAAACTTCAAGACCTGTTGGAACTTTTACCCGAATATGACCTGCCGGAAAGCTTGCAATCGAAGGCTTGTAAGCGCTGTGTTGTCATTGGGAGTGGAGGGGTTCTTAATGGACTGGAGTTGGGCTACGCCCTGAACCAATTTGATATTGTTATAAG GTTAAATAATGCACCAGTTCAGGGATACACAGATGATGTTGGTAATAAAACTACCATAAGGATGACATATCCAGAAGGTGCCCCCTTATCTGAACATGAGTATTATCCAAATGgcttatttgttgctgttttgtttaaaaGTGTTGATTTTGACTGGATTCAAGCAATGGTGAAAAATGAAACACTT ccactctgggtgcggctgtttttttggaaggagGTAGCCGAGAAAATACCAGTGCCACCTAAACACATTCGCATCTTAAACCCGTTAATAGTCAAAGAGACGGCTTTGGATATTCTGGAGTACCCTGAACCTCGAGCAAAGTTATGGGGGTGGGATAAG AATGTGCCTACAATCGGTGTGATGGCAGTGGTCCTGGCCTCACATTTATGTGACGAAGTGAGTATAGCTGGATTTGGATACAATCTGAGTCAACCCAACACCCCACTGCATTATTTTGACAATCTTTGCATGGCTGCGATGAATGGCCAGACAATGCACAATGTGACTACAGAAGCAAAATTTCTTCAGAAGCTGATAAAAGAGAGAATTGTAAGAGACCTCAGTGGAGGAATACATTGCGACTTCTGCAGAAAGGCAAGTTAG